One window of Choristoneura fumiferana chromosome 13, NRCan_CFum_1, whole genome shotgun sequence genomic DNA carries:
- the LOC141434509 gene encoding uncharacterized protein — MKGPSWLTFDREQWQVPPQLCSAVVEEAKQVALASHEAPESYMSTVFQRFSKWWRLLRTFAYVYRFVHNSRHPSNKLKGPISIKELKEATNKIVMLLQKEEFSKEFQILTSDVDRNDCKFTVNQIKYLNIFKDENDCLRVVEHERLLHAGIETTLSNLRSRFQGQPLTQIMADLPKYRVTPARPFLLSGVDFAGPLEVKEWRSRKPMIHKG, encoded by the exons ATGAAG GGTCCATCTTGGCTGACATTTGATAGAGAGCAGTGGCAAGTACCGCCCCAGTTGTGTTCTGCAGTCGTTGAGGAAGCAAAGCAAGTCGCGCTGGCGTCGCATGAGGCACCTGAGTCGTACATGTCCACGGTATTCCAAAGATTTTCAAAATGGTGGCGCCTACTTCGCACCTTTGCGTATGTTTACAGATTTGTGCATAATTCCAGGCACCCTAGCAATAAATTAAAGGGCCCCATATCCATAAAGGAATTGAAAGAGGCTACTAATAAAATCGTTATGCTGCTCCAGAAGGAAGAATTCAGCAAAGAATTCCAGATATTGACCTCTGATGTTGACAGAAATGACTGCAAGTTCACTGTCAACCAAATTAAATATCTTAACATTTTCAAGGATGAAAATGACTGTTTACGTGTTGTG GAACATGAACGTCTGCTCCATGCTGGTATCGAGACTACGTTGTCCAATTTGAGATCACG ATTTCAAGGACAACCGCTGACACAAATAATGGCCGACCTGCCAAAGTACCGGGTGACGCCGGCCAGACCGTTCCTGCTGAGCGGCGTAGATTTTGCTGGGCCCCTAGAGGTAAAAGAATGGCGCAGCAGGAAGCCAATGATTCACAAAGG ATAA